GCCCGCAGCGGCGCCAGCACGCCGTCGACCAGCCGGGGCCAGAAGGTGAGCTGGTCGTCCCAGCCGTCGAGCAGGTCGTCGGTGTGCACCACCGGTGGGCGCGCGCCGCCCGGCAGGTCGGCGAGGGCGTCCGCGAGGCGCGCGGCGAAGACGCTCTTGCCCGCGCCGCTCGGCCCGTCGACGGCCACCAGTCGGGTACGCCCGAGCCGCGCCGGCCGGGCCAGCACCCGCCGCGCCAGCGTCGCGTACGCCTCGACCACCGCCACCGTCACGGACGTGACGCTAGTGGGTGTCCCCCGTGAGTTGGGTTCCGCCGCTGGTGGCGACGTTCGCCGGTGGGCCGGTGCCGGCGACCGGCATGATCTGGACGTGCTCAATGACGTGATGAGTCCGGGCGTGGACGCCCTGCTGGAACAGGCTCGTGCCGGGCTGCGCCGGCTGAGCCCGCTGGAGACCGTCGAGGCGGTACGGGCGGGCGCGTTGCTGGTCGACACCCGCACCGAGGCACAGCGCCGCGAGCAGGGCGAACTGCCCGGCGCGATCGTCATCGAGCGGACCGTGCTGGAGTGGCGGCTCGACCCGGCCAGCGAGTGGCGCATCCCCGAGGCGACCGGCTACGACCGGGAGATCGTCGTGGTGTGCCGACACGGGTACAGCTCCAGCCTGGCCGCCGCGAGCCTGCAGGCGCTGGGGTTGCGCAACGCTACGGACATGATCGGTGGGGTGGAGGGCTGGCGGGAGGCGGGACTGCCGCTCAACGACGGCCCCGCCGACGTCCGCCCCTGACCGACGGGCGGCCAGCGGCCGGCTCAGGCGGCCGGTGGGGCGCCGGGTGGGATGAACGGCAGGTCGGCCGGCGGCCCCGACTCGATCAGCCGCCACAGGGCGTCGGTGTCCAGGTGCTCCTCGACCAGGTCGCCGAGCAGGTCCAATGAGCGTTCCCGGGCGGCGGCGAAGGCGGTGTCCGGGGCGACCCGGAACCCGTGCCGCCCCGCCGTGCGGGCCACCTCGGTGAGGAAGTGCCGGCGGAACTCGTCGGACTCGAACGCCCCGTGCCAGTGGGTGCCGTACACGGCGCCGAGCCGGGCGCCCTCGCCGCCGCCGTCGGCGTACCTGAGCAGCGGGGTCAGGGTCGGGTCGGCGGCGGAGACGTGCCCGTGGTGGATCTCGTAGCCGCGGACCGGGACGACGTCGGCGGCGGTGCCGACGGCCTGCCGGACGGTCTTGCGCGGGTCGAAGGTGATCTCCACGGGGAGCAGGCCGAGGCCGGGGACGCTGCCCCGGCGGCTCTCCACCGGGTCGTGGATGGCCCGGGCGAGCATCTGGAAGCCGCCGCAGATGCCGAGCAGCGGCCTACCGGCCGCCGCGTGCGCGGTGACGGCGTCGGCCAGCCCGGTCTCCCGCAGCCAGGCCAGGTCGGCGACGGTGGACTTGGATCCGGGCAGGACGACCAGGTCGGCGGCGGCCAGTTCGGCGGGCTCGACGGTCAGCCGGACCCGGACGCCGGGCTCGGTGGCGAGCGCCTCGACGTCGGTGGCGTTGCTGATCCGGGGCAGCCGGACGACGGCGACGTCCAGCCAGTCGGTGCCGTGCGGGGCGGCGGGCCGGCCGAGCACCCGCCCGTACGCCAGCGAGTCCTCGGCGTCGAGCCAGAGGTCGAGGTGCCAGGGCAGCACCCCGTACGTGGGCCGCCCGGTCACCCGGTGCAGCATGTCCAGCCCCGGCTGGAGCAGACCGAGGTCGCCCCGGAACTTGTTGATCACGAAGCCGGCGATCAGCGCCTGGTCGGCCGGGTCGAGCAGGGCCACCGTGCCGAACATCGAGGCGAACACCCCGCCCCGGTCGATGTCGCCGACCACGATCGTGGGCAGGCCGGCGTGCCGGGCCAACCCCATGTTGACGTAGTCACCGGCGCGCAGGTTGATCTCGGCCGGGCTGCCCGCGCCCTCGCAGATCACCACGTCGTACGCGGCGCGCAGGTCGGCCAGCGCCGCGTACGCGGTCTCGGCGAGTCGGGGGCGCAGTTGGCGGAAGTTGCCGGCGGTGACGGTGTCGACGGCC
This genomic interval from Micromonospora coxensis contains the following:
- a CDS encoding rhodanese-like domain-containing protein gives rise to the protein MSPGVDALLEQARAGLRRLSPLETVEAVRAGALLVDTRTEAQRREQGELPGAIVIERTVLEWRLDPASEWRIPEATGYDREIVVVCRHGYSSSLAAASLQALGLRNATDMIGGVEGWREAGLPLNDGPADVRP
- a CDS encoding cobyric acid synthase, whose product is MSGGLLVAGTTSDAGKSVLTAGICRWLYRRGVKVAPFKAQNMSNNSAVVVGPDGRGGEIGRAQAMQAAACGLTPDLRFNPVLLKPGSDLASQVVLLGEAVDTVTAGNFRQLRPRLAETAYAALADLRAAYDVVICEGAGSPAEINLRAGDYVNMGLARHAGLPTIVVGDIDRGGVFASMFGTVALLDPADQALIAGFVINKFRGDLGLLQPGLDMLHRVTGRPTYGVLPWHLDLWLDAEDSLAYGRVLGRPAAPHGTDWLDVAVVRLPRISNATDVEALATEPGVRVRLTVEPAELAAADLVVLPGSKSTVADLAWLRETGLADAVTAHAAAGRPLLGICGGFQMLARAIHDPVESRRGSVPGLGLLPVEITFDPRKTVRQAVGTAADVVPVRGYEIHHGHVSAADPTLTPLLRYADGGGEGARLGAVYGTHWHGAFESDEFRRHFLTEVARTAGRHGFRVAPDTAFAAARERSLDLLGDLVEEHLDTDALWRLIESGPPADLPFIPPGAPPAA